From Armatimonadota bacterium, a single genomic window includes:
- the gltA gene encoding NADPH-dependent glutamate synthase, with the protein MAKGGPRNPMPHQDAAKRITSFDEVAMGYDEQTALDEAERCLNCKAKPCVSGCPVNVNIPTFIEHIKEKDYNAAADEIKKTNSLPAVCGRVCPQENQCEKFCVLGKKGEPVAVGRLERFAADYQAAHSNGSGAPKPEDPDLAKYKIAVVGCGPAGLTVAGDLAKTGYKVTIFEALHKTGGVLRYGIPEFRLPRTILDREVEYVKSLGVTILTNIIVGRTFKLEDLLKEGFDAVFVGTGAGAPKLMGIPGENLSGIYSGNEWLTRINLMRANREDYATPIKLPKKACIIGAGNTAMDCTRTALRIGAQQVTIVYRRGREEMPARAEETENAEEEGVIFKLLTNPKRFIGDEKGAVRAMECLRMELGEPDDSGRRRPVAVPGSEFEIECDTVIVALGQNPNPLIRTTTDGLTCEKWGGICIDAETGMTSIPGVFAGGDAVTGEATVISAMGAGKVAAAGIDRYIRKKYKLV; encoded by the coding sequence ATGGCCAAGGGCGGACCAAGAAATCCGATGCCGCATCAGGACGCGGCCAAGCGTATAACCAGCTTTGACGAGGTGGCCATGGGCTACGACGAGCAGACCGCTCTCGACGAGGCTGAGCGCTGCCTCAACTGCAAGGCCAAGCCGTGTGTGTCCGGCTGCCCGGTAAATGTTAACATTCCCACGTTCATCGAGCACATCAAAGAAAAGGACTATAACGCCGCCGCTGATGAGATCAAGAAGACCAACTCACTGCCGGCCGTATGCGGGCGCGTGTGCCCTCAGGAGAACCAGTGCGAGAAGTTTTGTGTGCTCGGCAAGAAGGGCGAGCCTGTGGCTGTGGGTCGACTGGAGCGCTTTGCGGCCGACTATCAGGCTGCGCACTCAAACGGCTCCGGCGCTCCCAAGCCCGAGGACCCTGACCTTGCCAAATATAAGATAGCCGTGGTCGGGTGCGGACCGGCGGGGCTTACCGTGGCGGGAGACCTCGCCAAGACCGGCTACAAGGTCACGATCTTTGAGGCGCTGCACAAGACAGGCGGCGTGCTGCGCTACGGAATCCCCGAGTTCAGGCTTCCGCGCACGATTCTGGATCGCGAGGTCGAATATGTGAAGTCACTGGGGGTCACGATCCTCACGAATATCATTGTCGGGCGGACGTTTAAGCTCGAAGACCTGCTCAAGGAAGGCTTTGACGCTGTGTTTGTCGGGACGGGCGCGGGCGCTCCCAAGCTGATGGGAATCCCCGGCGAAAACCTCTCCGGTATCTACTCAGGCAACGAGTGGCTGACCCGGATCAACCTGATGCGCGCCAATCGTGAAGACTACGCGACCCCGATCAAGCTGCCCAAGAAGGCCTGCATCATCGGCGCGGGAAACACAGCTATGGACTGCACTCGAACGGCTCTGAGAATCGGCGCACAGCAGGTGACAATTGTCTACCGACGCGGGCGCGAGGAGATGCCAGCCAGAGCCGAAGAGACCGAGAACGCTGAGGAAGAAGGCGTGATCTTCAAGCTCCTCACAAACCCCAAGCGCTTTATAGGCGACGAAAAGGGCGCGGTGCGGGCAATGGAATGCCTGCGGATGGAACTCGGTGAGCCGGATGACTCGGGCAGGCGTCGGCCTGTAGCAGTCCCCGGAAGCGAGTTTGAGATCGAGTGCGACACGGTCATCGTCGCTCTGGGTCAGAACCCGAACCCGCTGATCAGGACCACCACGGACGGCTTGACATGCGAGAAGTGGGGCGGAATCTGCATCGACGCCGAGACCGGCATGACCAGCATCCCAGGAGTATTCGCGGGCGGCGACGCAGTGACCGGTGAAGCGACAGTCATATCGGCCATGGGCGCAGGCAAGGTTGCCGCTGCAGGGATCGACCGGTATATACGCAAGAAATATAAACTTGTATGA